A stretch of Longimicrobium terrae DNA encodes these proteins:
- a CDS encoding non-ribosomal peptide synthetase, with the protein MNGPVDTAAVRLAPGTGVVGNPEPVELSGAERRRVLKEWNRTDAPFPAGTCMHELFEQQVLRTPDAQAAVCGTRSLTYAGLNERANRLAHHLRGMGVGPEVRVAVGFARGLDMLVSLMAVLKAGGAYVPLDLAYPADRLEFILRDARAAVLLTHEASRALLPVPDGLRVLSVDLAADDIARERADNPQSGVAARNLGYLIYTSGSTGVPKGVAIEHESAVVLLAWASALHTAEELGGMLASTSICFDLSIYELFLPLSLGGRCIIVENALALPTCAAADQVRLINSVPSAAATLLKTGGIPAGVTTVNLAGEPLRTEIVDALYARGVQRVYDLYGPSEDTTYSTFTLRRAGAPATIGRPISNTRAYVVDEALRPVAVGSIGELYLAGLGLARGYLGRPGLTADRFIPDPFSAGPGGRMYRTGDRVKWTEDGELEYLGRLDHQVKIRGFRVELGEIESAMRRFAGVRDCVVVAREDEPGDKRLVGYLTGAADVDALREQLRRTLPAHFVPSAFVALDEMPLTPNGKLDRKALPAPAMTSAEAYVAPRTPVEEVLAGAWAEVLGVARVGVDDNVFDLGAHSLLATRVVARVAEVFGVEMTVRAVFEAPTVALLAGRVDAARRADAPRLPALVPVERSVSPPLSFAQEGLWFLDRVQQAPASYNVPVEMRISGPLNVPVLARALGEIIRRHEVLRTVFQDRAGEPVQVINPFIGFHLPVEDLSALDGEERRAAASRRAAEEAAVPFDLAAGPLVRGRVLRLADDEHVLLLSLHHAVTDGWSMDVLYRELGDLYAAYLDGRESPLAEPALQYADYAAWERACLRGEVMDAELAWWKARLEGAPALLELPTDHPRATARGFGGARETVDFPPELAERLEALGRATGGSLYMVLMGAFQVLLGRYAGSDDVVVGSPIAGRTRRELQEMIGFFTSTLVLRTDLGGDPAFREVLRRVRDVTLSAYEHQQTPFEAVVRALHPGRSLSHSPVFQVMMVLQTGGPGPLLPGMTATVRENHPQSAKLDLTLSFIRGADGLRADLEYRTDLFERGTVQRMLRHLHNLLDQVSANADVRIGELALLDDAERAVVVDEWNRTDAPYPADACIHTLFEAQVARTPHALAATDGTQSVTYAELDARANRLARHLVALGVGAETRVAIGLARGVEMLVAMIAVLKAGGAYVPLDPAYPADRLAFTLRDARVAVMLTQESLRGSLPVENGVRVVSVDEPASAAAIAAESADGLGKRADARSLAYLIYTSGSTGVPKGVAIEHENAVALLTWAADLHTAEELGGMLACTSICFDLSVYELFLPLSLGGRVIIVENALALPSSPAVADVRLLNTVPSAASALLASGGIPAGVTTVNLAGEPLRTELVDALYAHGIQRVYDLYGPSEDTTYSTWTHRLAGAAPTIGRPISNTRAYVLDAGQRPVPVGVAGELFLAGRGLARGYLGRAALTAERFIPDPFTTAPGERMYRTGDRVRWTSTGNLEYLGRVDAQVKVRGYRIELGEIETALRRHDAVRDCVVVAREDVPGEKRLAAYVAGEVEAEALRAHLRQSLPEYMVPAAFVILHALPLTPNGKLDRKALPAPEFAAESAGYTAPRTPVEAELAGIWAEVLGVERVGVTDDFFALGGHSLLATRLVWRIRESMEGELDVVTLFNAPTIEAIAPGLSPRRSRRAVDAPVRRAGSSRLLEMLDDMGDDELDRLLEAHPDLQPLR; encoded by the coding sequence ATGAACGGTCCGGTCGACACGGCCGCGGTGCGGCTGGCGCCCGGAACGGGCGTGGTGGGCAATCCGGAGCCGGTGGAACTGAGCGGGGCGGAGCGCCGCCGCGTGCTGAAAGAGTGGAACCGCACGGACGCCCCGTTCCCGGCCGGCACGTGCATGCACGAACTCTTTGAACAGCAGGTGCTGCGCACGCCGGACGCCCAGGCCGCCGTGTGCGGCACGCGGTCCCTGACCTACGCCGGGCTGAACGAGCGGGCCAACCGCCTCGCCCACCACCTGCGGGGCATGGGCGTGGGGCCGGAGGTGCGCGTGGCCGTGGGCTTTGCGCGCGGGCTGGACATGCTGGTGTCGCTGATGGCCGTGCTCAAGGCCGGCGGCGCGTACGTGCCGCTGGACCTGGCGTATCCCGCGGACCGCCTGGAGTTCATCCTGCGCGACGCGCGGGCGGCGGTGCTGCTGACACACGAGGCGTCGCGCGCGCTGCTCCCCGTGCCGGACGGGCTGCGCGTGCTGAGCGTGGACCTGGCCGCGGACGACATCGCGCGGGAACGCGCGGACAACCCGCAGAGCGGCGTCGCGGCGCGCAACCTGGGCTACCTGATCTACACCTCGGGGAGCACGGGCGTACCCAAGGGCGTGGCCATCGAGCACGAGAGCGCGGTGGTGCTGCTGGCGTGGGCGTCGGCGCTGCACACGGCGGAGGAACTGGGCGGCATGCTGGCCTCCACCTCCATCTGCTTCGACCTGTCCATCTACGAACTCTTTCTGCCGCTTTCCCTGGGCGGCCGCTGCATCATCGTGGAGAACGCGCTGGCCCTGCCGACGTGCGCGGCGGCGGACCAGGTGCGGCTCATCAACTCCGTTCCCAGCGCCGCGGCCACGCTCCTCAAGACGGGCGGCATTCCCGCGGGCGTCACCACCGTCAACCTGGCGGGCGAGCCGCTGCGCACGGAGATCGTGGACGCGCTCTACGCGCGGGGCGTTCAGCGCGTGTACGATCTGTACGGCCCGTCGGAAGACACCACCTACAGCACCTTTACGCTGCGGCGCGCGGGTGCCCCGGCCACCATCGGCCGGCCCATCAGCAACACGCGGGCGTACGTGGTGGACGAGGCGCTGCGCCCGGTGGCGGTGGGATCGATCGGCGAGCTGTACCTGGCGGGGCTGGGGCTGGCGCGCGGCTACCTGGGGCGTCCCGGGCTGACGGCGGACCGCTTCATCCCCGATCCGTTTTCCGCGGGGCCCGGCGGGCGCATGTATCGCACCGGCGACCGGGTGAAGTGGACGGAGGACGGCGAGCTGGAGTACCTGGGGCGCCTGGACCACCAGGTAAAGATCCGCGGATTCCGCGTGGAGCTGGGGGAGATCGAGAGCGCCATGCGCCGCTTTGCCGGGGTGCGCGACTGCGTGGTGGTGGCGCGCGAGGACGAGCCGGGCGACAAGCGTCTCGTAGGATACCTGACGGGCGCCGCCGACGTGGACGCGCTGCGCGAGCAGCTGCGCCGCACCCTTCCCGCGCACTTCGTCCCCTCCGCCTTCGTGGCGCTGGACGAGATGCCGCTGACGCCCAACGGCAAGCTGGACCGCAAGGCGCTCCCCGCGCCGGCGATGACCTCCGCCGAGGCGTACGTGGCGCCGCGCACGCCGGTGGAAGAGGTGCTGGCCGGAGCGTGGGCGGAGGTGCTGGGCGTGGCGCGGGTGGGCGTGGACGACAACGTCTTCGACCTGGGCGCGCACTCGCTGCTGGCCACCCGCGTGGTGGCGCGCGTGGCCGAGGTGTTCGGCGTGGAGATGACGGTGCGCGCGGTGTTCGAGGCGCCCACCGTGGCACTGCTGGCCGGGCGTGTGGACGCCGCCCGCCGCGCGGACGCGCCCCGGCTTCCCGCCCTGGTGCCGGTTGAACGGAGCGTGTCGCCGCCGCTCTCGTTCGCGCAGGAAGGGCTGTGGTTTCTGGACCGCGTGCAGCAGGCGCCCGCCTCGTACAACGTGCCGGTGGAGATGCGCATCTCCGGGCCGCTGAATGTGCCGGTGCTGGCGCGCGCGCTGGGGGAGATCATCCGCCGCCACGAGGTGCTGCGCACGGTGTTCCAGGACCGCGCGGGCGAGCCGGTGCAGGTCATCAACCCCTTTATCGGCTTCCATCTTCCCGTGGAGGACCTGTCCGCGCTGGATGGGGAGGAGCGTCGCGCCGCGGCGTCCCGCCGCGCCGCGGAGGAGGCGGCGGTGCCGTTCGACCTGGCCGCGGGGCCGCTGGTGCGCGGCCGCGTGCTGCGGCTGGCGGATGACGAGCACGTGCTGCTGCTGAGCCTGCACCACGCCGTGACCGACGGGTGGAGCATGGACGTGCTGTACCGCGAACTGGGCGACCTGTACGCCGCGTACCTGGACGGGCGCGAGTCGCCGCTGGCGGAACCGGCGCTGCAGTACGCCGACTACGCGGCCTGGGAGCGCGCCTGCCTGCGCGGCGAGGTGATGGACGCGGAGCTGGCGTGGTGGAAGGCGCGGCTGGAGGGTGCGCCCGCCCTGCTGGAGCTGCCCACGGACCATCCCCGCGCCACGGCGCGCGGCTTTGGTGGCGCGCGAGAGACGGTGGATTTTCCGCCGGAGCTGGCGGAGCGGCTGGAGGCGCTGGGCCGCGCCACGGGCGGATCGCTGTACATGGTGCTGATGGGCGCCTTTCAGGTGCTGCTGGGGCGGTACGCGGGGAGCGACGACGTGGTGGTGGGCAGCCCCATCGCCGGGCGCACGCGCCGCGAACTGCAGGAGATGATCGGCTTCTTTACCAGCACGCTGGTGCTGCGCACGGACCTGGGCGGCGACCCGGCGTTCCGCGAGGTGCTGCGCCGCGTGCGCGACGTCACGCTGAGCGCGTACGAGCACCAGCAGACGCCGTTCGAGGCGGTGGTGCGCGCCCTTCATCCCGGGCGCTCGCTCAGCCACTCGCCGGTGTTTCAGGTGATGATGGTGCTGCAGACCGGCGGCCCCGGCCCCCTGCTGCCCGGGATGACGGCGACCGTGCGCGAGAACCATCCGCAATCGGCCAAGCTGGACCTTACGCTCTCCTTCATCCGCGGGGCGGACGGGCTGCGCGCGGACCTGGAGTACCGCACCGACCTGTTCGAGCGCGGCACCGTCCAGCGCATGCTGCGCCACCTGCACAACCTGCTGGATCAGGTGTCGGCGAACGCGGACGTGCGCATCGGCGAACTGGCGCTGCTGGACGACGCCGAGCGCGCGGTTGTGGTGGATGAGTGGAATCGGACGGACGCGCCGTATCCGGCGGATGCCTGCATCCACACGCTGTTCGAGGCGCAGGTTGCCCGCACGCCCCATGCCTTGGCTGCGACGGACGGCACGCAGTCGGTGACGTACGCGGAGCTGGATGCGCGGGCGAACCGCCTGGCGCGCCACCTCGTCGCGCTGGGCGTGGGGGCGGAGACGCGCGTGGCAATCGGCTTGGCGCGCGGCGTGGAGATGCTGGTCGCGATGATCGCCGTCCTCAAGGCGGGCGGCGCGTACGTGCCGCTGGATCCCGCGTATCCCGCGGACCGGCTCGCGTTTACGCTGCGCGATGCGCGCGTCGCCGTGATGCTGACGCAGGAGTCGCTGCGCGGATCGCTGCCGGTGGAGAACGGCGTGCGCGTCGTCTCGGTCGATGAACCCGCTTCCGCTGCGGCGATCGCGGCGGAATCGGCGGATGGGCTCGGGAAGCGGGCGGATGCACGGAGCTTGGCCTACCTGATCTACACGTCCGGCAGCACGGGCGTCCCCAAGGGCGTCGCGATCGAGCACGAGAACGCCGTCGCGCTCCTCACCTGGGCGGCGGACCTGCACACCGCGGAGGAACTGGGCGGGATGCTCGCCTGCACCTCCATCTGCTTCGACCTTTCCGTCTACGAGCTGTTCCTGCCGCTCTCACTCGGTGGGCGCGTGATCATCGTGGAGAACGCGCTGGCGCTCCCGTCCTCCCCCGCCGTGGCGGACGTGCGGCTGCTGAACACGGTGCCCTCCGCGGCCTCGGCGCTGCTGGCGTCTGGCGGCATTCCGGCCGGTGTGACGACCGTCAACCTCGCTGGCGAGCCGCTGCGCACGGAGCTGGTGGATGCACTGTACGCGCATGGAATCCAGCGCGTGTACGACCTGTACGGCCCGTCGGAGGACACGACGTACAGCACGTGGACGCACCGGCTGGCCGGCGCCGCGCCGACCATCGGACGGCCGATCAGCAACACGCGGGCGTACGTGCTGGATGCGGGGCAGCGGCCGGTTCCCGTCGGCGTCGCCGGCGAACTGTTCCTCGCGGGACGCGGGCTGGCGCGCGGCTACCTGGGACGCGCCGCGCTGACCGCCGAGCGCTTCATCCCCGATCCCTTCACGACGGCGCCGGGCGAGCGGATGTACCGCACGGGGGACCGCGTGCGCTGGACATCCACCGGAAACCTGGAATACCTGGGCCGCGTGGACGCGCAGGTAAAGGTGCGCGGCTACCGCATCGAACTGGGCGAGATCGAAACGGCGCTGCGCCGCCACGACGCCGTGCGCGACTGCGTGGTCGTGGCCCGCGAGGACGTGCCGGGGGAAAAGCGGCTGGCCGCGTACGTGGCGGGCGAGGTGGAGGCGGAGGCGCTGCGGGCGCACCTTCGGCAGAGCCTGCCGGAGTACATGGTGCCCGCCGCGTTCGTCATCCTGCACGCGCTGCCGCTGACACCCAACGGCAAGCTGGACCGCAAGGCCCTTCCCGCGCCGGAGTTCGCCGCGGAGAGCGCGGGCTACACCGCGCCGCGCACCCCGGTGGAAGCGGAGCTGGCCGGCATCTGGGCCGAAGTGCTGGGCGTGGAGCGCGTGGGGGTGACGGATGACTTCTTTGCGCTGGGCGGGCACTCGCTGCTGGCCACGCGCCTGGTGTGGCGCATCCGCGAATCGATGGAAGGGGAGCTGGATGTCGTCACCCTCTTCAACGCGCCGACCATCGAGGCCATTGCGCCGGGACTGTCGCCGCGCCGCTCGCGTCGCGCGGTTGACGCGCCGGTGCGCCGCGCCGGCAGCAGCCGCCTGCTGGAAATGCTGGACGACATGGGCGACGACGAGCTGGACCGCCTTCTGGAAGCACACCCCGACCTGCAGCCTCTTCGATGA
- a CDS encoding MbtH family protein, producing the protein MSDTETTGETYRVVMNHEEQYSIYAADRELPAGWRDAGRTGTREECLAFVEEVWTDMRPLSLRERMAQAGA; encoded by the coding sequence ATGTCCGATACGGAAACGACTGGCGAAACGTACCGCGTCGTCATGAACCACGAGGAGCAGTACTCCATCTACGCCGCGGACCGCGAGCTTCCCGCCGGGTGGCGCGACGCGGGCCGCACCGGAACGCGCGAAGAGTGCCTGGCGTTCGTGGAAGAGGTGTGGACCGACATGCGCCCGCTGAGCCTGCGCGAGCGCATGGCCCAGGCCGGCGCGTAG
- a CDS encoding TauD/TfdA family dioxygenase, translating to MTEELLQLNGVRKVDPDAEPLIQVIRPSVPGQNLVEWLNENADDVRDGAADHTLILFRGFSVESPAQFEEAIQSLVPDLNTEYGDLSHKVQNTNFVQEATPYPPDRAILFHNEASHTPGWPERICFFCQVPAAAEGETPILPCDKVLDRLPADIRTEFATRGLRYVRNFIPGLDVPWERFFATTDRENVEEQCRANGTQFFWREDGGLRIETDRPAIVRHPRSGEELFFNQILLHHPAVLDEETREDLLALCDGEFPRSVTYGDGTPIPDDVIEQVLQAEVDTAIAFDYEPGDVVVVDNIAYAHARRRYTPPRSIRVLLSRFVGDEVLA from the coding sequence ATGACAGAAGAACTCCTGCAGCTGAACGGCGTGCGGAAGGTGGATCCGGACGCGGAGCCGCTCATTCAGGTGATCCGTCCCTCCGTTCCGGGGCAGAACCTGGTGGAATGGCTGAACGAGAACGCCGACGACGTGCGCGACGGCGCGGCCGACCACACGCTCATCCTGTTCCGCGGATTTTCGGTGGAATCGCCCGCGCAGTTCGAGGAGGCCATTCAGTCGCTGGTGCCGGACCTGAACACCGAGTACGGCGACCTTTCGCACAAGGTGCAGAACACCAACTTCGTGCAGGAAGCCACGCCGTACCCGCCGGACCGCGCCATCCTGTTCCACAACGAGGCTTCCCACACGCCGGGCTGGCCGGAGCGCATCTGCTTCTTCTGCCAGGTGCCCGCCGCCGCCGAGGGCGAAACGCCCATCCTGCCCTGCGACAAGGTGCTGGACCGTCTGCCGGCCGACATCCGCACCGAGTTCGCCACGCGCGGGCTGCGCTACGTGCGCAACTTCATCCCCGGCCTGGACGTGCCCTGGGAGCGCTTCTTTGCGACCACCGACCGTGAAAATGTGGAGGAGCAGTGCCGCGCCAACGGCACGCAGTTCTTCTGGCGCGAGGACGGCGGCCTGCGCATCGAAACGGACCGCCCGGCCATCGTGCGGCACCCCCGGAGCGGCGAGGAGCTGTTCTTCAACCAGATCCTGCTGCACCACCCGGCGGTGCTGGACGAGGAAACGCGCGAAGACCTGCTGGCACTGTGCGACGGCGAGTTTCCCCGGTCGGTGACGTACGGCGACGGCACGCCCATTCCGGATGATGTGATCGAGCAGGTGCTGCAGGCCGAAGTGGATACGGCCATTGCGTTCGATTACGAGCCCGGCGACGTGGTGGTGGTGGACAACATCGCCTACGCGCACGCCCGCCGGCGCTACACGCCGCCCCGCTCCATCCGCGTGCTGCTCAGCCGCTTCGTGGGCGACGAAGTGCTGGCGTAG
- a CDS encoding tetratricopeptide repeat protein: protein MTRRDAARALDASGDIVGAVRAYELALAEEPDATDLRLDLAALYVAANDPGAAAAHHLPKPFVDAAYGRCVAVLQEGLRRGGPHPELLAWRLHLKERVVGEPIPPGALEALARDERAEFARLLIYASSGRTLEQASAAATFRAASARRTERERCCMSYAPPARGFSSGAPA, encoded by the coding sequence ATGACCCGCCGCGACGCCGCCCGCGCGCTCGACGCCAGCGGCGACATCGTGGGTGCCGTGCGGGCGTATGAGCTCGCGCTCGCGGAGGAACCAGACGCGACGGATCTTCGGCTGGATCTCGCGGCGCTGTACGTGGCGGCCAACGATCCCGGAGCCGCCGCGGCTCATCATCTGCCGAAACCGTTCGTGGATGCCGCGTACGGCCGCTGCGTGGCGGTGCTGCAGGAGGGACTTCGGCGCGGCGGTCCGCATCCGGAGCTGCTCGCGTGGCGGCTCCACCTGAAGGAGCGCGTCGTGGGAGAGCCGATCCCGCCGGGAGCGCTGGAAGCCCTCGCGCGTGACGAACGCGCGGAGTTCGCCCGGCTGCTGATCTACGCTTCCTCGGGCCGTACTCTGGAACAGGCATCCGCCGCGGCGACCTTTCGCGCGGCGTCGGCCCGCCGCACGGAACGGGAGCGCTGCTGCATGAGCTACGCGCCGCCGGCCCGGGGTTTCAGCAGCGGGGCGCCGGCCTGA
- a CDS encoding DASS family sodium-coupled anion symporter produces the protein MTDISPSSPGAPASVRHVLTPREERFEALRNRAGFVLAPLAFVIILLLPMEGMKPEAHRLAAVMAAVVILWITEALPMPATALLGAAAAIILRVAPAKEVFAPFADPLIFLFIGSFIIARAIFLHGLDRRMAYGVLGMRWIGGRPSRVLLAFGAVTATLSAWMSNTATTAMMFGIGMSILSVMMAGAADGKPTVDPRYATGLMLMTSFAASIGGLATPVGTPPNVIGIGFIRGLLHQEITFFEWMAIGVPVVVLLFICLYLYLNALSPAGIDTLGESAEVIRRAHAELGAWTPGQRSVMIAFGVTAVLWITPGLFALTLGETSAVYKAMSARLPESAAALIGAIMLFVLPGNDGARAITWEDAAKIDWGVILLYGGGFALGVLSFQTGLAESVGRGLTGVIPLHGEFGLLAASVIVAVMVSETTSNTASANMVVPVVISIAVAQGVDPLIPALGATMASSLGFMLPVSTPCNAIVYGSGYVPLMRMVRYGIILDLIGIVVIIGAMWVLGPLIR, from the coding sequence GTGACTGACATTTCTCCGTCTTCCCCCGGCGCGCCCGCGTCCGTGCGCCACGTCCTCACCCCGCGTGAGGAGCGCTTCGAGGCGCTGCGCAACCGCGCCGGCTTCGTGCTGGCGCCGCTGGCCTTTGTCATCATCCTCCTGCTGCCGATGGAGGGGATGAAGCCGGAGGCGCACCGGCTGGCGGCGGTGATGGCGGCCGTGGTCATCCTGTGGATCACCGAGGCGCTTCCCATGCCCGCCACCGCACTGCTGGGCGCGGCGGCCGCCATCATCCTGCGCGTGGCGCCGGCGAAGGAGGTGTTCGCGCCGTTTGCCGATCCGCTCATCTTTCTGTTCATCGGCTCGTTCATCATCGCGCGCGCCATCTTTCTTCACGGGCTGGACCGGCGGATGGCGTACGGGGTGCTGGGCATGCGCTGGATCGGCGGGCGGCCGTCGCGGGTGCTGCTGGCGTTCGGCGCGGTGACGGCCACGCTCAGCGCCTGGATGTCCAACACGGCCACGACGGCCATGATGTTCGGCATCGGCATGTCCATTCTGTCGGTGATGATGGCCGGCGCCGCGGACGGCAAGCCCACCGTTGATCCGCGGTACGCCACCGGACTGATGCTGATGACGTCGTTCGCCGCCTCCATCGGCGGATTGGCGACGCCGGTGGGCACGCCGCCCAACGTGATCGGCATCGGCTTCATCCGCGGGCTGCTGCACCAGGAGATCACCTTCTTCGAGTGGATGGCCATCGGCGTTCCCGTGGTGGTGCTGCTGTTCATCTGCCTGTACCTCTACCTGAACGCCCTTTCGCCCGCCGGGATCGATACGCTTGGCGAAAGCGCCGAGGTCATCCGCCGCGCGCACGCCGAGCTGGGGGCGTGGACGCCGGGGCAGCGGTCGGTGATGATCGCGTTCGGGGTGACGGCGGTGCTGTGGATCACGCCGGGATTGTTCGCGCTGACGCTGGGGGAGACGAGCGCCGTCTACAAGGCGATGAGCGCGCGGCTGCCGGAGTCCGCGGCGGCGCTGATCGGCGCCATCATGCTCTTTGTCCTTCCCGGGAATGACGGAGCGCGCGCGATCACGTGGGAGGACGCCGCAAAGATCGACTGGGGCGTGATTCTGCTGTACGGCGGCGGGTTTGCGCTGGGCGTGCTCTCGTTCCAGACGGGGCTGGCGGAAAGCGTGGGTCGCGGGCTGACGGGCGTCATTCCGCTGCACGGTGAGTTCGGGCTGCTGGCGGCGTCGGTGATCGTGGCGGTGATGGTGTCGGAGACCACGTCCAACACGGCGTCGGCCAACATGGTGGTGCCGGTGGTGATCAGCATTGCCGTGGCGCAGGGGGTGGATCCGCTGATTCCCGCGCTGGGGGCCACGATGGCGTCCAGCCTGGGCTTCATGCTGCCGGTGTCCACGCCGTGCAACGCCATCGTGTACGGCAGCGGATACGTGCCGCTGATGCGCATGGTGCGCTACGGCATCATCCTGGACCTGATCGGCATCGTGGTGATCATCGGCGCCATGTGGGTCCTCGGCCCGCTGATCCGCTGA
- a CDS encoding ankyrin repeat domain-containing protein — MKQPGKGMTGIFSAIAGGDLEAVRSAPAEDLNTRDRAGGTALMAAVLAGRRDMAEAVLARGADVNAKDKRGWTALHFAAQDYQLEVAGLLLDHGADPNAQDEHGNGPLSRATFNSQGRGEVIRMLLSKGADPQIKNAHGVSAIDLANTISNYDVKQFFN, encoded by the coding sequence ATGAAGCAGCCGGGGAAGGGGATGACCGGGATCTTTTCTGCAATCGCGGGCGGTGATCTTGAAGCGGTTCGCAGTGCCCCCGCGGAGGATCTCAATACGCGGGACCGGGCCGGCGGCACGGCTCTGATGGCCGCGGTGCTTGCGGGGCGGCGGGACATGGCCGAAGCGGTGCTCGCCCGGGGTGCGGATGTAAACGCGAAGGACAAGCGTGGCTGGACCGCGCTTCACTTTGCCGCACAGGACTACCAGCTCGAGGTCGCGGGTCTCCTGCTGGATCATGGGGCAGACCCCAATGCGCAGGACGAGCACGGGAACGGTCCCCTGTCTCGTGCCACCTTCAACTCTCAGGGCCGGGGGGAAGTGATTCGGATGCTCCTCTCCAAGGGAGCTGATCCCCAGATCAAGAATGCGCACGGCGTTTCCGCCATCGATCTCGCGAACACGATTTCCAACTACGACGTCAAGCAGTTTTTCAACTGA